The proteins below come from a single Geobacillus thermoleovorans genomic window:
- a CDS encoding amino acid ABC transporter permease: MDFAGAYAPAHLKFLLQGFLVTLEVAFISIVLSFVFGIIIGVIRYTKIPVLSQLLAVLVETIRNLPLLLIIFFTYFALPEVGLKLDKLYAAISALVIFESAMLSEIVRSGLQSIDKGQIEAARSSGLTYGQTLWYIILPQALRRMVPPIVSQFISLLKDTSLAIVISLPELMNHAQIINGRNVNFVIPIFILVAFMYFIVNYSLSLLSRRLEYRQR; this comes from the coding sequence ATGGATTTTGCCGGTGCTTACGCGCCCGCCCATTTGAAGTTTTTGCTTCAAGGGTTTCTCGTCACATTGGAAGTGGCGTTCATTTCGATTGTCTTGAGTTTTGTCTTTGGCATTATCATCGGAGTCATTCGCTATACGAAAATCCCGGTGCTTTCCCAATTGCTGGCCGTGCTGGTCGAAACGATCCGGAATTTGCCGCTGTTATTAATCATTTTCTTTACGTATTTCGCCCTTCCGGAAGTCGGATTAAAGCTTGATAAACTATACGCCGCCATTTCGGCCTTGGTCATTTTTGAATCGGCCATGTTGTCAGAAATCGTCCGCAGCGGCCTGCAGTCGATCGATAAAGGGCAAATCGAAGCGGCTCGCTCATCAGGGCTTACGTATGGGCAGACGCTATGGTACATCATTTTGCCGCAAGCATTGCGGCGCATGGTGCCGCCGATCGTCAGCCAGTTTATTTCCTTATTGAAAGATACGTCGCTGGCCATTGTCATTTCCTTGCCGGAATTGATGAACCATGCGCAAATCATTAACGGCCGCAACGTCAATTTTGTCATCCCGATCTTCATTCTTGTGGCGTTCATGTACTTTATCGTCAACTATTCGCTGTCGTTATTATCTCGCCGGTTGGAATACCGTCAGCGATGA
- a CDS encoding YceI family protein, with the protein MTTFQLDKAHSSVAFQVRHMMISKAKGEFTNFDVEVQGDINELESLNVKATIDAASIDTKNADRDNHLRSADFFDVENYPTITFVSESVRKLSDTEYEVTGKLTIRGVTRTETFKVEYNGQVKNPLTGGISVGFDVEGTINREDYGLVWNVALETGGFLVGKEVKILASFEFALS; encoded by the coding sequence ATGACAACATTTCAACTCGACAAAGCGCACAGCTCTGTCGCCTTCCAAGTGAGACATATGATGATCTCCAAAGCGAAAGGGGAATTCACCAACTTTGACGTTGAGGTGCAAGGCGACATCAACGAACTCGAGTCGCTGAACGTGAAAGCGACGATCGACGCCGCCTCGATCGATACGAAAAACGCCGACCGCGACAATCATCTCCGCTCGGCCGACTTTTTCGATGTCGAGAACTATCCAACCATTACGTTTGTCAGTGAGTCCGTGCGCAAGCTTTCCGACACGGAATATGAAGTGACCGGGAAGCTGACGATCCGCGGCGTGACGAGAACGGAAACGTTCAAAGTCGAATACAACGGCCAAGTGAAAAACCCGCTCACCGGCGGCATCTCGGTCGGTTTTGATGTCGAAGGAACGATCAACCGCGAAGACTACGGGTTGGTATGGAACGTCGCGCTCGAAACCGGCGGATTCCTCGTCGGGAAAGAAGTCAAAATCCTCGCGAGCTTTGAATTCGCTCTCAGCTGA
- a CDS encoding 3-hydroxybutyrate dehydrogenase: protein MMAHRTALVTGAARGIGYEVAKTLATNGVNVVLADLKQEEVEQAAESLRQLGCEAVGVKCDVTVEEEVKQTIHEAVKRWERLDIVVNNAGLQYVANIEDFPTEKFEQLIRVMLVGPFLAIKHAFPLMKEQRYGRIINMASINGLIGFAGKAAYNSAKHGVIGLTKVAALEGAPYGITVNALCPGYVDTELVRNQLADLAATRKVPLEKVLEEVIYPLVPQRRLLSVEEVAHYVLFLAGEQAKGITGQAVVIDGGYTAQ, encoded by the coding sequence ATGATGGCGCATCGCACAGCCCTCGTCACCGGAGCGGCGCGGGGGATCGGTTATGAAGTGGCGAAAACGTTGGCAACCAACGGCGTGAACGTCGTGCTTGCCGACTTGAAGCAGGAAGAGGTGGAACAGGCGGCAGAGTCGTTGCGGCAGCTAGGCTGCGAGGCCGTCGGCGTCAAGTGTGATGTGACGGTGGAAGAAGAGGTGAAACAAACGATCCATGAAGCGGTCAAACGGTGGGAGCGTCTCGATATTGTCGTGAACAACGCCGGTTTGCAATATGTCGCCAATATTGAAGACTTTCCGACCGAGAAGTTCGAGCAGTTGATCCGCGTCATGCTCGTCGGCCCGTTTTTGGCCATTAAGCATGCGTTTCCGCTGATGAAGGAGCAGCGCTACGGCCGCATTATCAACATGGCGTCGATTAACGGATTGATCGGGTTTGCCGGAAAAGCCGCCTACAACAGCGCAAAACACGGGGTGATCGGCTTAACGAAAGTGGCGGCGCTAGAAGGGGCACCGTACGGCATTACGGTGAACGCACTTTGTCCGGGGTATGTCGACACAGAACTCGTCCGCAATCAGCTCGCTGATTTGGCGGCGACGAGAAAGGTGCCGCTTGAGAAGGTGCTCGAGGAAGTGATTTACCCGCTCGTGCCGCAGCGGCGGCTCTTGTCCGTTGAAGAAGTCGCCCATTATGTTCTCTTTTTGGCAGGCGAACAAGCGAAAGGAATCACCGGCCAGGCGGTCGTGATCGATGGCGGGTATACGGCGCAATGA
- a CDS encoding amino acid ABC transporter ATP-binding protein has product MIYFHQVNKYYGDFHVLKDINLTINQGEVVVIIGPSGSGKSTLVRCINRLETISSGELIVDGIKVNDKHININELRRNIGMVFQHFNLYPHMTVLQNITLAPRKVLGMSEKEANEIAMYYLEKVGIPDKANAYPSALSGGQQQRVAIARGLAMKPKIMLFDEPTSALDPETIGEVLDVMKQLAKEGMTMVVVTHEMGFAREVADRIVFMDQGRILEEAPPEEFFAAPKEERARVFLSRILNH; this is encoded by the coding sequence TTGATTTATTTCCACCAAGTCAACAAATACTACGGCGATTTTCATGTGTTGAAAGACATTAACTTGACGATCAACCAAGGGGAAGTCGTCGTCATTATCGGGCCATCCGGTTCGGGCAAAAGTACGCTCGTGCGCTGCATCAACCGGCTCGAGACGATCTCAAGCGGCGAATTGATCGTAGACGGCATCAAAGTGAACGACAAACACATCAACATTAACGAACTGCGGCGCAATATCGGCATGGTGTTTCAACATTTCAACTTATACCCGCACATGACCGTCTTGCAAAACATCACGTTGGCGCCGCGCAAAGTGCTCGGCATGTCTGAAAAAGAAGCGAACGAGATCGCCATGTATTACTTGGAGAAAGTCGGCATTCCGGACAAAGCGAACGCCTATCCGTCCGCGCTGTCCGGCGGCCAGCAGCAGCGCGTCGCCATCGCCCGCGGATTGGCGATGAAACCGAAAATCATGCTGTTTGACGAGCCGACATCAGCACTTGACCCGGAAACGATCGGCGAAGTGCTCGATGTCATGAAGCAGCTGGCGAAAGAAGGGATGACGATGGTTGTCGTCACCCACGAGATGGGGTTTGCCCGCGAGGTGGCCGATCGCATCGTCTTTATGGATCAAGGGCGCATTTTAGAGGAAGCGCCGCCTGAGGAGTTTTTCGCGGCCCCGAAAGAAGAACGGGCGCGCGTCTTTTTAAGCCGCATTTTAAACCATTAA
- a CDS encoding response regulator, whose amino-acid sequence MGLRFFLIEDDPAVRKMLEKLIDESELGEVVGCAEDGLHVRAADLLHVDVVLIDLLMPGRDGIQTIKALREEGFAGTFIMISQVENKEMIGQAYLHGIDTYIQKPINRYEVLSVLKRVADHMSAVRSLESIRQVLKGLETQTADAAVSKPSAIEQQAQQLLLLLGVAGEAGSADVLLVVRWLAEQEAKGLPVRELPPLKELYAGLVQREYGLSPTETAKEARAMEQRIRRLVLQAFTHLASLGLTDYTNPTFEHFAPRLFDFGDIRRRMKELERGQAETECRMNVRKFLTAFFLELKRV is encoded by the coding sequence ATGGGGCTTCGCTTTTTTCTCATCGAAGACGATCCCGCCGTAAGGAAGATGTTGGAAAAGTTAATTGATGAATCCGAACTTGGCGAGGTGGTCGGCTGTGCCGAAGATGGACTGCACGTTCGCGCGGCCGACTTGCTTCACGTGGATGTGGTGCTCATTGACTTGTTAATGCCGGGGCGTGATGGCATTCAGACGATCAAGGCGTTGCGGGAAGAAGGATTTGCCGGAACCTTTATCATGATTTCTCAAGTTGAAAACAAAGAAATGATCGGCCAAGCCTATTTGCATGGCATTGACACGTACATTCAAAAACCGATCAACCGCTATGAAGTGCTGTCCGTGCTGAAACGCGTCGCCGATCACATGTCCGCCGTCCGCTCGCTCGAGTCGATCCGCCAGGTGCTCAAAGGGCTTGAGACGCAAACGGCCGATGCCGCCGTCTCCAAACCGTCCGCCATTGAGCAACAGGCGCAACAGCTTCTGCTTCTTCTTGGCGTCGCCGGCGAGGCGGGCAGCGCGGATGTGCTTCTCGTGGTGCGCTGGTTGGCCGAGCAAGAAGCAAAAGGCCTTCCCGTCCGCGAACTGCCGCCGCTGAAAGAACTGTATGCAGGACTCGTCCAGCGGGAATACGGCCTGTCCCCGACTGAAACGGCCAAGGAAGCGCGGGCGATGGAACAGCGCATCCGTCGGCTCGTCTTGCAGGCGTTCACCCATCTCGCTTCCCTCGGCCTGACCGACTACACGAACCCGACGTTTGAGCATTTCGCACCTAGGCTGTTTGATTTCGGTGACATCCGTCGACGGATGAAAGAGCTCGAACGCGGCCAAGCTGAGACGGAATGCCGGATGAATGTGCGGAAGTTTTTAACGGCTTTTTTTCTCGAGCTGAAGCGCGTCTAG
- a CDS encoding sigma 54-interacting transcriptional regulator encodes MASDCSALPTVVCRQTLQEVMQRMAARGLESVNVIDEHGRTVGRCTWRMMLRAAADGLDRSMPIGEVLMAFSDKWETKQEGVCAAMPMSESDSKATNELERLRRELEETHRLAETMKTVLDAAYEGVVVVDEGGVVREINRAYCQFLGIRREEAIGKHVTEVIENTRLHICVQSGIPERGYIQKIYGQPMVVHRIPIWRDGKVIGAIGMLIFQGVSEVYEIFRRLQELSREASRKEKKEAKPQETAASAPKGIERIIGRHPSIAAVKQMIRRAARVPSTVLITGESGTGKEVVARAIHEAGPHADGPFVSVNCAAIPESLLEAELFGYEDGAFTGAKKGGKPGKFQLAHGGTLFLDEIGDMPLAMQAKILRVLEEKKVEKVGGLYETKVDVRIIAATNKPLEEMVRNGTFREDLFYRLNIIRIHLPPLRERKTDIPALLAYHMDRMCRQFGVALKSFTKEAMEVLVHYSWPGNVRELVNVVEWLISMVEGEKVEREHLPSYLSTVQPAASSLPNGGVKMADRWKEMVYQSERERIAAALVAAGGNKAEAARRLGIHRSTLYEKLKKYGL; translated from the coding sequence ATGGCGAGTGATTGCAGTGCTTTGCCAACCGTCGTTTGTCGCCAAACGTTGCAAGAAGTCATGCAACGGATGGCGGCTCGTGGGCTTGAGTCGGTGAACGTGATCGATGAGCATGGCCGGACGGTGGGGCGGTGCACGTGGCGGATGATGCTGCGGGCGGCGGCGGATGGGCTCGATCGTTCCATGCCGATAGGGGAAGTATTGATGGCATTTTCCGACAAGTGGGAAACGAAACAGGAAGGCGTCTGCGCTGCAATGCCAATGTCCGAAAGCGATTCCAAAGCAACGAATGAGCTCGAGCGACTGCGGCGTGAGTTGGAGGAAACGCACCGTCTGGCTGAGACGATGAAAACGGTGCTGGATGCGGCGTACGAAGGGGTGGTTGTCGTCGATGAGGGCGGCGTGGTTCGTGAAATCAACCGGGCGTATTGCCAGTTTCTCGGCATTCGCCGGGAAGAAGCGATCGGAAAACATGTGACGGAAGTGATCGAAAACACCCGTCTGCACATTTGTGTTCAATCGGGCATTCCAGAAAGAGGATATATTCAAAAAATTTACGGCCAGCCGATGGTTGTGCACCGCATCCCGATTTGGCGGGACGGCAAGGTGATCGGGGCGATCGGGATGCTTATTTTCCAAGGGGTATCGGAAGTATATGAAATTTTCCGGCGCCTGCAGGAGCTGTCGCGTGAGGCAAGCCGGAAGGAGAAGAAAGAAGCGAAACCACAGGAGACGGCCGCCTCCGCCCCGAAAGGAATCGAGCGGATCATTGGCCGCCACCCGTCGATCGCCGCTGTGAAGCAGATGATTCGTCGGGCGGCGCGCGTGCCGTCGACGGTGCTCATTACCGGTGAAAGCGGAACGGGGAAAGAGGTGGTGGCGCGGGCGATCCATGAAGCTGGGCCGCATGCGGACGGACCGTTTGTCAGCGTGAATTGCGCCGCCATCCCTGAGTCGTTGTTGGAAGCGGAACTGTTCGGCTATGAAGATGGGGCGTTCACCGGTGCGAAAAAAGGGGGCAAGCCCGGCAAGTTTCAACTCGCCCATGGAGGGACGCTGTTTTTGGATGAAATCGGCGATATGCCGCTTGCCATGCAGGCGAAAATTTTGCGCGTCTTGGAAGAAAAGAAAGTGGAAAAAGTCGGCGGACTATACGAAACAAAGGTGGACGTGCGCATTATTGCCGCGACGAACAAGCCGCTCGAGGAGATGGTGCGGAATGGAACCTTTCGCGAAGATTTGTTTTATCGGTTGAATATCATTCGCATTCATCTTCCGCCATTGCGCGAGCGGAAAACGGATATTCCCGCGCTGTTGGCTTACCATATGGATCGGATGTGCCGGCAGTTTGGCGTCGCGTTGAAGTCGTTTACCAAAGAGGCCATGGAAGTGCTTGTCCACTATTCATGGCCGGGGAACGTCCGCGAGCTGGTCAACGTCGTCGAATGGCTGATCAGCATGGTCGAAGGGGAAAAAGTAGAACGCGAACACTTGCCGTCTTACTTGTCGACCGTTCAACCGGCAGCCTCGTCTTTGCCAAACGGTGGTGTGAAGATGGCTGATCGGTGGAAAGAAATGGTCTATCAATCGGAACGTGAGCGCATCGCTGCGGCGCTGGTGGCGGCGGGCGGAAACAAGGCGGAAGCGGCAAGGAGGCTCGGCATTCACCGCTCGACGTTATATGAGAAGCTGAAAAAATACGGATTGTAG
- a CDS encoding aldo/keto reductase family protein has translation MKYRKLGRTGLKVSEISLGSWLTYGNSVEKETAIRVIDKAYELGINSFDTANVYARGEAEKIVGEALRKYPRESYVIATKVFWPMGDGPNDRGLSRKHVFEQLHASLKRLQLDYVDIYYCHRYDKETPVDETLRTIDDLVRQGKVLYVGVSEWTAQQIQEALGVADRYLLDRIVVNQPQYNMFHRYIEKEVIPVCEQNGISQIVFSPLAQGVLTGKYKRGQALPADSRAADPRANTFIQGLLNDEVLTKVEQLEKIAAELGITLSQLALAWVLRQPNVASALIGASRPEQVEENVKAVDVVLSEDVLEKIEGILA, from the coding sequence GTGAAGTATCGAAAACTCGGCCGCACGGGGCTGAAAGTCAGTGAGATTAGTTTAGGCAGCTGGCTTACATATGGAAATTCGGTGGAAAAAGAAACCGCGATCCGCGTCATTGACAAGGCGTACGAACTTGGCATCAACTCGTTTGACACAGCGAACGTCTACGCGCGCGGGGAAGCGGAAAAAATCGTCGGCGAGGCGCTGCGCAAATATCCGCGCGAATCGTATGTCATCGCGACGAAAGTGTTTTGGCCGATGGGCGACGGCCCGAACGACCGCGGCCTGTCGCGCAAGCATGTGTTTGAGCAGCTCCATGCGAGCTTAAAGCGGCTGCAACTGGATTATGTCGATATCTACTACTGCCACCGCTATGACAAAGAAACGCCGGTCGATGAGACGTTGCGTACGATCGATGATCTCGTCCGCCAAGGAAAAGTGCTGTATGTCGGCGTGAGCGAATGGACGGCCCAGCAAATTCAAGAGGCGCTCGGCGTGGCCGACCGCTACTTGCTCGATCGGATCGTCGTCAATCAGCCGCAATACAACATGTTTCACCGTTATATTGAAAAGGAAGTCATCCCGGTGTGCGAACAAAACGGCATCAGTCAAATCGTCTTTTCGCCGCTCGCCCAAGGGGTGCTGACCGGCAAATACAAACGAGGTCAAGCGTTGCCGGCTGACAGCCGCGCCGCTGATCCAAGAGCGAATACGTTTATCCAAGGATTGCTCAATGACGAAGTGTTAACGAAAGTGGAACAACTCGAAAAAATCGCGGCTGAGCTTGGCATTACGTTGTCCCAGCTTGCCCTCGCTTGGGTGCTGCGCCAGCCGAACGTCGCCAGCGCCTTAATCGGCGCCAGCCGCCCGGAACAAGTCGAAGAGAACGTCAAAGCGGTCGATGTCGTGCTCAGCGAAGATGTGCTCGAGAAAATTGAGGGGATTTTGGCGTAA
- a CDS encoding amino acid ABC transporter permease yields MLRYSILVEHWDLYMQGFGHTIKASVLALIGSLALGTIIAIFRIAPIRPLNWIGTAYVEFIRNIPLVLIVFVFFMGLPAVGIRFDSFTAGTLGLMVYTAAFIAEAIRSGIQAVPKGQMEAARSSGLTYLQAMRYVILPQAVKIVIPPLGNQFINLVKNSSVLGVIAGLDLMYYGDLISSKTFVTFDVYIFVALFYLVLTIPLSLGVGYLERRLLKAR; encoded by the coding sequence TTGTTGCGCTATTCTATTTTAGTTGAACATTGGGATTTGTACATGCAAGGGTTTGGCCATACGATCAAGGCCAGCGTGCTGGCGCTGATCGGCAGCTTGGCCCTGGGGACTATCATCGCCATTTTCCGCATCGCGCCGATTCGCCCGCTCAATTGGATCGGAACGGCGTACGTGGAATTTATCCGCAACATCCCGCTTGTGTTGATCGTCTTTGTTTTTTTTATGGGCTTGCCCGCCGTCGGCATCCGGTTTGACTCGTTTACCGCCGGAACGCTCGGACTGATGGTGTATACCGCTGCTTTTATCGCCGAAGCGATCCGCTCGGGCATTCAAGCCGTTCCGAAAGGACAAATGGAAGCGGCCCGTTCCTCCGGGTTGACCTACTTACAGGCGATGCGTTACGTCATCTTGCCGCAGGCGGTGAAAATCGTCATTCCGCCGCTTGGCAACCAGTTCATCAACTTGGTGAAAAACTCTTCGGTGCTTGGCGTCATCGCCGGATTGGATTTAATGTATTACGGCGACTTGATTTCCTCGAAAACGTTCGTCACCTTTGACGTTTATATTTTCGTCGCCTTGTTTTACCTCGTCTTAACGATCCCGCTCAGCCTTGGCGTCGGCTACTTAGAGCGCCGGCTGCTCAAGGCGCGGTAG
- a CDS encoding Uma2 family endonuclease has protein sequence MDVKPTERQKERYTYQDYVKWDGRWELINGVPYNMAPAPSFVRQSIVGELYVALRAFFREKGCTVVMAPFDVRLDEQADYEQAKHVVQPDISVICDQSQIGSRGCDGPPDLVVEVLSPSTALKDRNEKYMLYEQFGVKEYWIVDPLHRTVEVYGRGEKGYERRSVFGEGDVLVSFLFADLTVSLAGIFQNIEGEG, from the coding sequence ATGGACGTGAAGCCGACCGAGCGGCAAAAGGAACGGTATACGTATCAAGATTATGTCAAGTGGGACGGACGGTGGGAGCTGATCAACGGCGTGCCCTACAACATGGCACCGGCCCCTTCATTTGTCCGCCAGTCTATCGTCGGTGAATTGTATGTCGCTTTGCGGGCATTTTTTCGTGAAAAAGGATGCACGGTTGTCATGGCGCCATTTGATGTACGCCTTGATGAGCAGGCGGACTATGAACAGGCGAAGCATGTCGTGCAACCAGATATCTCCGTCATTTGCGATCAAAGCCAAATTGGCAGCCGAGGCTGCGATGGTCCGCCTGACTTGGTAGTGGAAGTGCTTTCGCCAAGTACAGCGTTGAAAGATCGAAACGAAAAGTATATGTTGTACGAACAGTTTGGCGTCAAGGAATATTGGATCGTCGATCCGCTGCATCGGACGGTGGAAGTGTACGGCCGCGGTGAAAAAGGGTATGAGAGGCGGAGCGTCTTTGGCGAAGGCGATGTGCTCGTCTCGTTTTTGTTCGCTGATTTGACGGTTTCGCTGGCTGGCATATTTCAAAATATAGAGGGTGAGGGATAA
- a CDS encoding 4a-hydroxytetrahydrobiopterin dehydratase: MRLTEEEVQALLEKADGWKLVDERWIVKKYRFQDYLQGIEFVRRIAAISENTNHHPFISIDYKLITVKLSSWRAKGLTKLDFDLAKQYDEVYNQMKQGEGE; the protein is encoded by the coding sequence ATGCGGTTAACGGAAGAGGAAGTGCAAGCGCTGCTTGAAAAAGCGGACGGCTGGAAGCTGGTCGATGAGCGGTGGATTGTGAAAAAATACCGTTTTCAAGACTACTTGCAAGGAATCGAGTTCGTTCGGCGAATCGCCGCGATTTCGGAAAACACAAACCACCACCCGTTCATTTCGATCGACTACAAGCTCATTACAGTGAAACTGTCCTCATGGCGGGCGAAAGGGCTGACGAAGCTCGATTTTGACTTGGCGAAGCAGTATGATGAGGTGTATAACCAGATGAAGCAGGGGGAAGGGGAATGA
- a CDS encoding glutamate ABC transporter substrate-binding protein produces MRKKAWKWWIAVALTALLSAVALTGCSTTDKGEGGTSSETAKATNTLEKIKQRGKLIVGVKYDLNLFGLKNPETGKVEGFDIDIAKGLAKKILGDENKIELKEVTSKTRIPMLNNGEIDAIIATMTITEERKKEVDFSDVYFMAGQSLLVKKDSPINSVKDLKKGMTVLTAKGSTSAENIRKVAPQVNVLEFENYAEAFTALKAGQGDALTTDNALLWGMAKQDPNYRVLDETFTEEPYGIAVRKGDKELLQVINEYLKEIKENGEYDKIYEKWIGKKPQQ; encoded by the coding sequence ATGAGAAAGAAAGCATGGAAATGGTGGATCGCCGTCGCCTTGACGGCCTTATTGAGCGCTGTTGCTTTAACGGGCTGCAGCACAACGGACAAAGGAGAAGGCGGAACATCGTCAGAAACCGCCAAAGCGACCAATACGCTTGAAAAAATTAAACAACGCGGCAAACTCATCGTTGGCGTCAAATATGATTTGAACTTATTCGGGTTGAAAAACCCGGAAACCGGAAAAGTCGAAGGATTTGACATTGATATTGCCAAAGGGTTGGCGAAAAAAATTCTCGGCGATGAAAACAAAATTGAATTGAAAGAAGTGACGTCAAAAACGCGCATCCCGATGCTGAACAACGGGGAAATTGACGCCATTATCGCCACCATGACGATCACCGAGGAACGGAAAAAAGAAGTGGATTTCTCGGATGTGTACTTTATGGCCGGGCAATCGCTGCTCGTCAAAAAAGACAGCCCGATCAACAGCGTGAAAGACTTGAAAAAAGGCATGACCGTTCTGACAGCGAAAGGATCGACATCGGCGGAAAACATCCGCAAAGTCGCGCCGCAAGTCAACGTGCTTGAATTTGAAAACTACGCGGAAGCGTTTACCGCATTGAAAGCCGGCCAAGGCGATGCGCTTACGACCGACAACGCGCTGCTTTGGGGGATGGCCAAACAAGATCCGAACTATCGCGTCCTTGATGAAACGTTCACCGAAGAACCGTACGGCATCGCCGTCCGCAAAGGAGACAAAGAACTGCTGCAAGTCATCAACGAATACTTGAAAGAAATTAAAGAAAACGGCGAATACGATAAGATCTACGAAAAATGGATCGGCAAAAAGCCGCAACAATAA
- a CDS encoding sensor histidine kinase, which translates to MNPFDSPFRVSLGSAVFFLGLVAFTSLPPLVIGASTGAVVVGFRVFLDSLTGEMSASESVLTHIPAAGYYISFSAMAAAVRFRHRMAAPIRAGVVGAALDFFANACELGIRYWMGEPFAFSGQTVIVLWLFAILRSFCVIGVYNMWVTKHVRSLAEARKQELERLIMVSSGLYEEMFYLQKSMALMEDMTRQSYDLYSRLIERKHVEPRVALELAEHIHETKKDMQRIFAGLSKLIGRQSVRGRISIAELCAMVIRANEKYANLSGKTITFLYNGHIDLMTDQLYPLLSVLNNLVSNAVEAIEKTGAVTLHARLRGNELIIEVEDTGPGIAADDITWIFQPGFTTKYDRQGNPSTGIGLTHARDIAQTLGGHLQLVKSEPGQTVFRLAVPTAHLLQSTPITAEMSDHEADQQENAVM; encoded by the coding sequence ATGAATCCGTTTGACAGCCCGTTTCGCGTCTCACTCGGCAGCGCCGTCTTTTTTCTCGGGCTTGTCGCTTTTACTTCCCTGCCCCCGCTTGTCATCGGCGCAAGCACCGGAGCGGTGGTCGTTGGGTTTCGCGTCTTTCTTGACTCATTGACGGGCGAAATGTCCGCTTCAGAAAGTGTGCTGACCCACATTCCGGCAGCCGGGTATTATATCAGCTTTTCAGCGATGGCGGCTGCCGTTCGTTTTCGCCATCGAATGGCCGCACCGATTCGAGCTGGAGTGGTTGGAGCGGCGCTCGACTTTTTTGCTAACGCCTGTGAACTAGGGATCCGGTATTGGATGGGGGAGCCGTTTGCCTTCAGCGGCCAAACAGTCATCGTCTTATGGTTATTCGCCATTTTGCGCAGTTTCTGCGTGATTGGCGTTTACAATATGTGGGTGACGAAGCATGTCCGCTCGCTCGCTGAAGCGAGAAAGCAAGAACTCGAGCGTCTCATTATGGTGAGCAGCGGATTATACGAAGAAATGTTTTACTTGCAAAAATCAATGGCTCTCATGGAAGACATGACGCGCCAAAGCTATGACCTTTACTCGCGGCTGATCGAAAGAAAACACGTTGAACCGCGCGTCGCCCTGGAGCTTGCCGAACATATTCACGAGACGAAAAAAGATATGCAACGCATTTTCGCCGGCCTTTCTAAGCTTATCGGCCGCCAATCGGTGCGCGGGCGCATTTCGATTGCCGAACTGTGCGCCATGGTCATTCGCGCCAATGAAAAATACGCCAACTTATCCGGAAAAACGATCACATTTTTGTACAACGGCCATATCGATCTCATGACCGACCAACTGTATCCGCTTCTTTCCGTGTTGAACAACTTGGTATCGAATGCCGTCGAGGCGATTGAGAAAACGGGCGCCGTCACTTTGCATGCACGTCTTCGCGGAAACGAGTTAATCATCGAAGTGGAGGATACCGGCCCCGGCATTGCGGCTGATGACATCACTTGGATTTTTCAGCCCGGATTCACAACAAAATACGACCGCCAAGGCAATCCGTCAACAGGCATCGGTCTTACCCATGCACGCGATATCGCCCAAACACTTGGGGGGCATCTACAGCTCGTCAAAAGCGAGCCGGGGCAGACGGTGTTTCGTCTTGCCGTGCCGACAGCCCACCTCCTGCAAAGCACGCCGATCACAGCCGAAATGTCCGATCACGAGGCTGACCAGCAAGAAAATGCCGTGATGTAG